In one window of Cytophagaceae bacterium ABcell3 DNA:
- a CDS encoding CTP synthase yields the protein MASVKYIFVTGGVTSSLGKGIISASLGKLLQARGYSVTIQKFDPYINIDPGTLNPYEHGECFVTEDGAETDLDLGHYERFLNVPTTQANNVTTGRIYHTVISKEREGAFLGKTVQVVPHITDELKRRFQLLGESGKYDFVITEIGGCVGDIESLPFIEALRQFRWEMGLNDTLVIHLTLIPFLKSAGELKTKPTQHSVRQLSEAGVQTDILVCRTEHPLPSDIRKKIALFCNVHINSVIESIDADTIYDVPLMMRKEKLDERVLTKLKLPHKQEPNIDSWKYFLGKLKNPTCEVNIGLIGKYVELPDAYKSIVESFVHSGAENECKVNLKYIQSENLTKDNIEFYMHGLHGILVAPGFGERGIEGKIQAVKYAREHNVPFFGICLGMQCAVIEFARNVLNLPEAASTEMNAETPDPVICMMESQKNVTQKGGTMRLGAYPCELTKGTKAYSIYGKSKISERHRHRYEFNNDYLDRYKNAGMVASGINPDTGLVEIIELKDHPHFVGVQFHPELKSTVLNPHPLFVRFVKAAQDCLKL from the coding sequence ATGGCATCTGTAAAATATATATTCGTTACCGGCGGGGTAACATCTTCATTAGGAAAAGGCATTATTTCAGCTTCCCTTGGCAAACTACTGCAAGCAAGGGGCTATTCTGTTACCATTCAAAAATTTGACCCCTATATTAACATAGATCCGGGAACGCTTAACCCTTACGAGCATGGCGAATGTTTTGTAACGGAAGACGGCGCAGAAACAGATCTTGACCTGGGGCATTACGAAAGGTTTCTAAACGTACCGACTACGCAAGCCAACAATGTAACTACTGGCAGGATCTATCATACAGTAATCTCCAAAGAAAGAGAAGGTGCTTTTTTAGGGAAAACGGTACAAGTAGTTCCACATATTACCGATGAGCTAAAAAGGCGGTTCCAACTCCTTGGCGAAAGCGGCAAATATGATTTTGTGATCACAGAAATAGGAGGCTGTGTCGGAGATATCGAGTCGCTACCTTTTATAGAAGCCCTGAGGCAGTTCCGTTGGGAAATGGGGCTAAACGACACCCTTGTCATCCACCTGACGCTGATACCGTTTTTAAAATCTGCTGGCGAACTTAAAACCAAGCCAACACAACATTCAGTAAGGCAGCTTTCAGAAGCAGGTGTCCAAACGGATATACTTGTATGCCGTACAGAGCATCCGTTGCCATCGGATATAAGAAAGAAAATAGCGCTGTTCTGCAACGTACACATCAATTCGGTGATTGAGTCCATAGACGCAGACACCATTTATGATGTACCGCTCATGATGCGCAAAGAAAAGCTGGACGAAAGGGTACTGACCAAGCTGAAGCTACCTCACAAGCAAGAGCCTAACATTGACTCTTGGAAATACTTCCTCGGAAAATTGAAAAACCCTACTTGCGAAGTAAACATAGGTCTTATAGGGAAATATGTAGAACTGCCAGACGCTTATAAATCTATCGTAGAGTCTTTTGTACATTCCGGTGCTGAAAACGAGTGCAAGGTTAACCTAAAATACATTCAGTCAGAAAACCTTACAAAAGACAACATAGAATTTTACATGCACGGCCTTCATGGCATACTTGTTGCGCCAGGGTTTGGCGAAAGAGGTATTGAAGGAAAAATACAAGCAGTAAAATACGCCAGAGAGCACAATGTACCTTTCTTTGGCATTTGCCTAGGCATGCAATGTGCAGTTATTGAGTTTGCGAGAAACGTGCTGAACCTTCCAGAAGCGGCTTCAACAGAAATGAATGCCGAAACTCCTGATCCGGTAATCTGCATGATGGAATCGCAAAAGAACGTTACGCAAAAAGGAGGAACCATGAGACTGGGCGCCTACCCTTGCGAACTTACCAAGGGCACCAAAGCCTACAGCATTTATGGAAAATCCAAGATCAGCGAAAGGCACAGGCACAGGTATGAATTTAACAATGACTACCTAGACCGGTATAAAAATGCAGGCATGGTTGCTTCTGGCATCAACCCGGACACAGGGCTTGTGGAGATCATAGAGCTGAAAGACCACCCGCACTTTGTAGGTGTTCAGTTTCACCCTGAGTTGAAAAGTACGGTACTAAACCCACATCCGCTTTTTGTGAGATTTGTAAAAGCGGCACAAGATTGCTTAAAACTTTAA
- the yidC gene encoding membrane protein insertase YidC: MDRNQIIGLVLIAALMMVYVIWFGQQPPAEVEVAHDTTTVERAETQPDITQPQPEDTTQVAEELRQQFGELAIGAQGSEERLVLENEKIQLKINTHGGKIDSVLLKDYLTDRKDPLYLVDEIHSQMQLIAQTPQGSVNLKDLYYEATKNIQGDTSSLVLRLSVAENRYIEQIYTLLPNAYQLNYSINIVGLDNVIHNEPLQFNWNANLPRIEYDLEQSRIRSTVNYYTLAGDFDYLSETTTELQTEQINEPLKWVSMKQKFFNSAIIAQNQFERGTVSSQVVPTDTVGIKSLEANLLIPIGDVKAGGSNFQFYFGPNHYRTLRQVTEGFHRNVYLGWPVINWINRFIVVPVFHFLEQFIPNYGIIIIILVILIKLILLPLSYKSYLSMAKMKVLKPELDEIKAKYSDDMQKVQTEQMQLYQKVGINPLSGCIPLLLQMPILLAMFNFFPNSIELRQESFLWAHDLSTYDAPILLPFTIPFYGSHVSIFTLLMTLSTIGITYFNNQTSTVQGPMKSLSYTMPVIFMFVLNSFPAGLSFYYLMSNIVTMIQQQAIKKFVNEDKIKEALEENRRKIASGQTKKSKWMLRVEEAMKAKEEEARKRKKK, from the coding sequence ATGGATAGAAATCAAATCATCGGATTAGTTCTTATAGCCGCGCTGATGATGGTATATGTCATTTGGTTTGGACAACAACCACCAGCAGAGGTTGAAGTCGCTCATGACACCACCACAGTAGAAAGAGCAGAAACACAGCCGGATATAACACAACCCCAACCAGAAGACACTACGCAAGTGGCCGAAGAGCTGAGACAGCAGTTTGGCGAACTGGCTATAGGTGCGCAAGGAAGTGAAGAAAGACTGGTGCTGGAAAACGAAAAAATACAGTTAAAAATAAATACCCACGGTGGCAAGATCGATAGTGTATTGCTCAAGGATTACCTCACCGACCGCAAGGACCCCCTATACCTGGTCGACGAGATCCACAGCCAAATGCAACTAATTGCTCAAACACCACAAGGGTCGGTAAATCTAAAAGACTTGTACTATGAAGCTACTAAGAATATCCAAGGCGATACTTCGAGCTTGGTGCTTCGCCTCTCTGTAGCGGAAAACAGGTACATTGAGCAAATTTACACACTTTTACCCAATGCATACCAGCTTAACTACAGCATCAATATAGTAGGACTGGACAATGTCATCCATAATGAACCGTTGCAGTTCAACTGGAATGCCAACCTACCTAGGATAGAATACGACCTGGAGCAAAGCCGTATACGTTCAACAGTCAATTACTATACGCTGGCTGGGGATTTCGATTATCTCTCAGAAACCACCACAGAACTTCAGACAGAGCAAATCAATGAGCCACTGAAATGGGTTTCCATGAAGCAGAAATTCTTTAATTCTGCCATCATTGCCCAAAACCAATTCGAAAGAGGCACAGTAAGCAGCCAAGTAGTACCTACCGACACAGTGGGAATAAAGTCCTTGGAGGCCAACCTATTGATACCTATTGGAGATGTAAAAGCCGGGGGCAGCAATTTCCAGTTTTATTTCGGCCCTAACCATTACCGCACCCTCCGTCAGGTAACCGAAGGGTTCCACAGAAATGTTTACCTAGGCTGGCCGGTAATCAACTGGATCAACAGGTTCATCGTAGTACCTGTCTTCCATTTTCTGGAACAGTTCATTCCTAATTATGGTATTATTATCATTATATTGGTCATACTGATCAAGCTGATATTGCTCCCCCTTTCCTATAAGTCATACCTAAGTATGGCAAAAATGAAAGTGTTAAAACCAGAACTTGATGAGATCAAAGCCAAATATAGTGATGACATGCAGAAAGTTCAAACGGAGCAAATGCAGTTATACCAAAAAGTAGGAATCAACCCACTGAGTGGCTGTATTCCACTACTACTGCAAATGCCGATCCTTTTGGCCATGTTCAACTTCTTCCCTAACTCTATTGAACTTCGTCAAGAGTCGTTCTTATGGGCGCATGACCTTTCGACTTATGACGCACCGATATTGTTGCCGTTTACCATTCCATTTTATGGTTCTCACGTGAGTATTTTCACCTTGCTAATGACCTTGTCTACTATAGGTATTACCTATTTCAACAACCAGACAAGCACCGTTCAAGGACCAATGAAGAGCCTATCGTACACCATGCCAGTGATATTCATGTTCGTATTGAACAGCTTCCCGGCAGGACTGAGCTTTTATTACCTCATGTCAAACATCGTAACAATGATCCAACAACAGGCAATCAAAAAGTTTGTGAACGAGGACAAAATCAAAGAAGCTTTGGAGGAGAACAGAAGAAAGATAGCCTCAGGACAGACGAAAAAATCCAAGTGGATGTTGCGCGTGGAAGAAGCCATGAAGGCCAAAGAAGAAGAAGCGAGAAAGAGGAAAAAGAAATAA
- a CDS encoding HD domain-containing protein, protein MNFKELLEKESIFSIVSESAEELGLDTYVVGGYVRDLLLKRPSKDIDFVCVGNGIDLAKHVGKKLGKDEEHIAIFKNFGTAMLRYQSAEIEFVGARKESYSQHSRKPKVIAGSIEDDQLRRDFTINALAISVNKSDFGELSDPFNGVKDLKRKIVRTPLDPHVTFSDDPLRMLRAVRFASQLGFDISPETFEALNENKERLSIVSMERISTELNKIILSKTPSYGFKLLFHSGLLEMFFPEMVALHGVETINKKSHKDNFYHTLQVLDNVAQVSDDLWLRWAAILHDIAKPATKRFDPKVGWTFHGHEEKGARMVPHIFRRLKLPMNEKMKSVAKLVKLHLRPIALVKEDITDSAIRRLLYEAGEGLPDLMKLCRADITSKNDQKVKRYLENFNRVERKLEEVEAKDQLRNFQPVITGEVIMETFDLKPGKVVGDIKTDIREAVLEGEVSNEYGQAYAYMLKLAKEKYGLEKAKDKSR, encoded by the coding sequence ATGAATTTTAAAGAACTACTTGAAAAGGAATCCATATTCTCCATTGTTTCAGAAAGTGCAGAAGAATTAGGTTTGGACACATATGTAGTAGGAGGGTATGTGAGAGACCTGTTGTTAAAAAGGCCTTCTAAAGATATAGATTTTGTATGTGTTGGCAATGGTATTGACCTGGCCAAGCATGTGGGCAAAAAACTGGGCAAAGACGAAGAGCATATTGCCATTTTTAAGAATTTTGGTACGGCTATGCTCAGATATCAAAGTGCAGAGATAGAATTTGTAGGCGCACGAAAGGAATCTTACTCCCAACATTCGAGAAAGCCTAAAGTGATAGCGGGCTCCATTGAAGATGACCAATTGCGCCGCGATTTTACCATCAATGCCCTTGCGATCAGTGTCAATAAAAGTGATTTTGGCGAGCTTTCAGATCCTTTTAATGGCGTAAAAGACCTGAAAAGGAAGATTGTGAGAACCCCTTTGGACCCGCACGTTACTTTTTCAGACGATCCCCTGCGTATGCTTAGGGCGGTTAGGTTTGCTTCCCAACTGGGATTCGATATTAGCCCTGAGACATTTGAAGCGCTCAATGAAAATAAGGAACGGCTGAGCATCGTCTCTATGGAGCGGATTTCTACGGAACTGAACAAAATTATTTTGTCTAAAACCCCATCGTATGGGTTCAAACTCCTTTTTCACAGCGGGCTGCTCGAAATGTTTTTTCCTGAAATGGTAGCCTTGCATGGGGTGGAGACGATTAACAAAAAGTCCCACAAAGATAACTTTTACCATACACTGCAAGTGCTGGACAATGTGGCTCAGGTTTCGGATGACCTGTGGTTGCGATGGGCTGCCATTCTCCATGACATAGCCAAGCCGGCTACCAAGCGGTTCGACCCGAAGGTAGGATGGACTTTTCATGGTCACGAGGAAAAAGGTGCCCGGATGGTACCCCATATTTTTCGCCGGCTGAAGTTGCCCATGAATGAAAAAATGAAGTCTGTTGCCAAATTGGTCAAGCTGCACTTGCGGCCTATTGCTTTGGTCAAGGAGGACATTACTGACTCTGCTATCCGCAGGTTGTTGTACGAGGCAGGAGAGGGCCTGCCTGATTTGATGAAGCTATGTAGGGCAGATATTACCAGTAAAAACGATCAAAAGGTAAAGCGTTACCTCGAGAACTTTAACAGAGTGGAACGAAAGTTAGAAGAAGTAGAAGCGAAAGACCAGCTCCGAAACTTCCAGCCAGTTATTACAGGTGAAGTTATTATGGAAACTTTTGACCTTAAGCCAGGCAAGGTGGTGGGTGACATAAAAACCGATATCCGGGAAGCTGTATTGGAAGGAGAGGTGTCCAATGAATATGGACAAGCCTATGCCTATATGTTGAAGTTGGCCAAAGAAAAATATGGGCTGGAAAAAGCAAAGGATAAAAGCCGATAA
- a CDS encoding L-threonylcarbamoyladenylate synthase, with the protein MEEEVKKTVEHLKAGKVVLYPTDTIWGLGCDATNEEAVKKIYSVKERAESKALIILIGEIHQLYYYAEEVPEIAWDIVEFSEKPLTIIYPKGKNLAPSLMNEDGSIAIRLVQDEFCQRVIKKLGKALVSTSANISTQPSPQNFSEISQEVIDRVDYVVDHRRNETAKATPSTIMKLGLNGEVSFIRK; encoded by the coding sequence ATGGAAGAAGAAGTTAAGAAAACGGTAGAGCACCTGAAAGCGGGCAAAGTGGTGCTTTATCCAACTGATACCATTTGGGGGCTGGGCTGTGATGCCACCAACGAGGAGGCTGTCAAGAAAATTTATTCCGTAAAAGAGCGTGCCGAAAGCAAGGCACTCATTATTTTGATAGGGGAGATTCACCAGCTATATTATTATGCAGAAGAGGTTCCTGAAATCGCTTGGGATATTGTGGAATTTTCAGAAAAACCGCTTACCATTATATATCCTAAAGGTAAGAATTTAGCTCCTTCCCTAATGAATGAGGATGGTTCTATAGCCATTCGTTTGGTGCAGGATGAGTTTTGCCAGCGGGTGATAAAAAAGCTTGGTAAAGCATTGGTGTCTACTTCTGCCAATATCAGTACACAGCCTTCTCCGCAAAATTTTTCAGAAATCTCCCAAGAAGTCATTGACCGGGTAGACTATGTGGTGGACCACAGGCGCAACGAAACGGCTAAAGCTACACCATCTACTATAATGAAACTAGGCCTTAACGGAGAAGTCTCGTTTATCAGGAAATAA